From a single Nicotiana tomentosiformis chromosome 2, ASM39032v3, whole genome shotgun sequence genomic region:
- the LOC104095624 gene encoding COBRA-like protein 4 isoform X1, which translates to MRGLIAVAGFFFILALIPHAAAFDPLDPNGNITIKWDVMSWTPDGYVAVVTMNNFQMYRHIMTPGWTLGWTWAKKEVIWSMVGAQTTEQGDCSKFKGNIPHCCKKNPTIVDLLPGVPYNQQFTNCCKGGVLASWGQDPQSSVSAFQISVGQAGTSNKTVKLPKNFTLLGPGPGYTCGPAKIVPPTKFFTPDLRRKTQALMTWNVTCTYSQFLARKHPNCCVSLSSFYNETITSCPSCACGCENKHKCIKSDSKLLSVVGINTPRKDNAPLIQCTHHMCPVRVHWHVKLNYKDYWRVKLSVTNFNYRINYTQWTLVVQHPNLNNVTQVFSFDYKPLVPYQSINDTGMFYGMKFFNDLLMEAGPSGNVQSEVLLQKDKNTFTFKQGWAFPRKVYFNGDECMLPPPDTYPYLPSFAHHSSVAVSTLLISLLLLLIVLV; encoded by the exons ATGAGAGGTTTGATTGCAGTAGCTGGCTTCTTCTTCATTCTTGCTCTCATTCCTCATGCAG cTGCTTTTGATCCATTGGATCCCAATGGGAATATCACCATCAAATGGGATGTTATGTCTTGGACACCTGATGGCTATGTC GCAGTGGTAACAATGAATAATTTCCAAATGTACAGACATATCATGACCCCTGGTTGGACCTTAGGATGGACATGGGCTAAGAAAGAAGTGATCTGGTCTATGGTGGGTGCACAAACCACTGAACAAGGTGACTGCTCTAAATTCAAAGGCAACATCCCACATTGTTGCAAGAAGAATCCCACTATTGTAGATTTGCTCCCTGGAGTTCCTTATAACCAGCAATTTACCAACTGTTGCAAAGGTGGAGTCTTGGCTTCTTGGGGCCAAGATCCTCAATCTTCTGTTTCTGCATTTCAAATCAGCGTTGGCCAAGCCGGTACCTCAAACAAAACCGTTAAACTTCCTAAGAACTTCACTTTGCTTGGTCCTGGACCAGGTTACACTTGTGGCCCTGCAAAGATTGTCCCTCCTACCAAATTTTTCACACCTGATCTTCGTCGAAAAACTCAGGCCTTAA TGACATGGAATGTAACATGCACATACTCCCAGTTTCTAGCCCGAAAACACCCGAATTGCTGCGTCTCTCTGTCAAGTTTCTACAATGAAACCATCACTTCTTGTCCTTCTTGTGCTTGTGGTTGTGAGAACAAACACAAATGCATCAA GAGCGACTCCAAGCTACTGAGTGTGGTTGGGATAAACACTCCGAGAAAAGACAACGCACCACTAATACAGTGCACGCACCATATGTGCCCAGTTCGAGTGCATTGGCATGTGAAGCTCAACTATAAGGACTATTGGCGAGTCAAGCTTTCTGTAACCAACTTCAATTACAGGATCAATTACACACAATGGACTCTTGTTGTACAGCATCCAAATCTTAACAATGTAACACAAGTTTTTAGCTTTGATTACAAGCCTCTCGTTCCCTATCAATCCATCA ATGACACAGGAATGTTCTATGGCATGAAGTTCTTCAATGACCTACTGATGGAAGCAGGGCCATCTGGGAATGTTCAATCAGAAGTGCTTCTCCAAAAGGACAAGAacactttcactttcaaacaaGGATGGGCATTTCCCCGGAAAGTTTACTTTAATGGCGACGAGTGCATGCTCCCACCACCAGATACTTACCCATACTTGCCCAGCTTTGCCCATCATAGCTCTGTTGCTGTTTCAACATTGTTAATTTCCCTGCTTTTGCTTTTGATTGTGCTCGTTTGA
- the LOC104095624 gene encoding COBRA-like protein 4 isoform X2, translating to MSWTPDGYVAVVTMNNFQMYRHIMTPGWTLGWTWAKKEVIWSMVGAQTTEQGDCSKFKGNIPHCCKKNPTIVDLLPGVPYNQQFTNCCKGGVLASWGQDPQSSVSAFQISVGQAGTSNKTVKLPKNFTLLGPGPGYTCGPAKIVPPTKFFTPDLRRKTQALMTWNVTCTYSQFLARKHPNCCVSLSSFYNETITSCPSCACGCENKHKCIKSDSKLLSVVGINTPRKDNAPLIQCTHHMCPVRVHWHVKLNYKDYWRVKLSVTNFNYRINYTQWTLVVQHPNLNNVTQVFSFDYKPLVPYQSINDTGMFYGMKFFNDLLMEAGPSGNVQSEVLLQKDKNTFTFKQGWAFPRKVYFNGDECMLPPPDTYPYLPSFAHHSSVAVSTLLISLLLLLIVLV from the exons ATGTCTTGGACACCTGATGGCTATGTC GCAGTGGTAACAATGAATAATTTCCAAATGTACAGACATATCATGACCCCTGGTTGGACCTTAGGATGGACATGGGCTAAGAAAGAAGTGATCTGGTCTATGGTGGGTGCACAAACCACTGAACAAGGTGACTGCTCTAAATTCAAAGGCAACATCCCACATTGTTGCAAGAAGAATCCCACTATTGTAGATTTGCTCCCTGGAGTTCCTTATAACCAGCAATTTACCAACTGTTGCAAAGGTGGAGTCTTGGCTTCTTGGGGCCAAGATCCTCAATCTTCTGTTTCTGCATTTCAAATCAGCGTTGGCCAAGCCGGTACCTCAAACAAAACCGTTAAACTTCCTAAGAACTTCACTTTGCTTGGTCCTGGACCAGGTTACACTTGTGGCCCTGCAAAGATTGTCCCTCCTACCAAATTTTTCACACCTGATCTTCGTCGAAAAACTCAGGCCTTAA TGACATGGAATGTAACATGCACATACTCCCAGTTTCTAGCCCGAAAACACCCGAATTGCTGCGTCTCTCTGTCAAGTTTCTACAATGAAACCATCACTTCTTGTCCTTCTTGTGCTTGTGGTTGTGAGAACAAACACAAATGCATCAA GAGCGACTCCAAGCTACTGAGTGTGGTTGGGATAAACACTCCGAGAAAAGACAACGCACCACTAATACAGTGCACGCACCATATGTGCCCAGTTCGAGTGCATTGGCATGTGAAGCTCAACTATAAGGACTATTGGCGAGTCAAGCTTTCTGTAACCAACTTCAATTACAGGATCAATTACACACAATGGACTCTTGTTGTACAGCATCCAAATCTTAACAATGTAACACAAGTTTTTAGCTTTGATTACAAGCCTCTCGTTCCCTATCAATCCATCA ATGACACAGGAATGTTCTATGGCATGAAGTTCTTCAATGACCTACTGATGGAAGCAGGGCCATCTGGGAATGTTCAATCAGAAGTGCTTCTCCAAAAGGACAAGAacactttcactttcaaacaaGGATGGGCATTTCCCCGGAAAGTTTACTTTAATGGCGACGAGTGCATGCTCCCACCACCAGATACTTACCCATACTTGCCCAGCTTTGCCCATCATAGCTCTGTTGCTGTTTCAACATTGTTAATTTCCCTGCTTTTGCTTTTGATTGTGCTCGTTTGA
- the LOC104095623 gene encoding protein COBRA, whose translation MDLFKFITKISASTILLLFLLSCFSFSSSDAFDALDPNGNITIKWDVITWTPDGYMAVVTIYNFQQYRHIQAPGWTLGWTWAKKEVIWTMMGGQTTEQGDCSKYKGNIPHCCKKDPTVVDLLPGTPYNQQIANCCKGGVINSWGQDPTTAVSSFQISVGAAGTTNKTVRVPKNFTLKAPGPGYTCGPAKIVKPTKFVSSDGRRVTQAMMTWNVTCTYSQFLAQKTPTCCVSLSSFYNDTIVPCPTCTCGCQSNGTQRGNCVDSKTPHLASVVSDHGKTNYVPLVQCTNHMCPIRIHWHVKVNYKEYWRVKITITNFNYRMNYTQWNLVVQHPNFDNLTTLFSFNYKSLTPYGAINDTAMLWGVKFYNDLLMQAGPLGNVQSELLFRKDASTFTFEKGWAFPRRIYFNGDNCVMPPPDAYPYLPNAGSRWEVSLLKLVVTLMSSMTVVLAHI comes from the exons ATGGATTTATTCAAATTTATAACCAAAATTTCTGCTTCCACCATACTTTTACTCTTCTTGCTTTCTTGCTTCAGTTTCTCCTCATCAG ATGCCTTTGATGCACTTGATCCAAATGGAAACATTACAATAAAATGGGATGTGATCACCTGGACACCTGATGGATATATG GCTGTGGTGACGATCTACAACTTTCAACAATATAGGCACATTCAAGCACCAGGCTGGACTTTGGGCTGGACGTGGGCAAAGAAGGAAGTCATATGGACCATGATGGGAGGTCAAACAACAGAGCAGGGAGATTGTTCAAAATATAAAGGAAATATTCCACATTGCTGTAAGAAAGATCCAACAGTTGTTGACCTGCTGCCCGGAACTCCTTACAACCAACAGATTGCAAATTGCTGCAAGGGAGGAGTGATCAACTCATGGGGGCAAGATCCAACCACTGCCGTTAGCTCATTCCAAATTAGTGTTGGTGCAGCTGGAACAACCAATAAAACAGTTAGAGTACCTAAGAACTTCACCTTAAAGGCTCCAGGGCCTGGTTATACTTGTGGACCCGCTAAAATTGTAAAACCCACTAAGTTCGTCTCTTCGGATGGGAGAAGAGTGACCCAGGCTATGA TGACTTGGAATGTCACATGCACTTACTCACAGTTCCTAGCTCAAAAAACTCCTACATGTTGCGTCTCCCTCTCATCCTTCTACAATGATACGATTGTGCCCTGCCCGACGTGCACTTGTGGCTGTCAGAGTAATGGCACTCAGCGTGGAAATTGTGTAGA TTCAAAAACGCCGCACTTAGCTTCAGTTGTATCAGACCATGGGAAGACCAACTACGTTCCTTTGGTACAGTGCACAAATCATATGTGCCCAATTCGAATTCATTGGCATGTCAAGGTCAACTACAAGGAATATTGGAGAGTAAAGATCACTATAACAAACTTCAATTACCGGATGAATTATACCCAATGGAACTTAGTTGTCCAACATCCGAACTTTGATAACCTCACTACGTTATTCAGCTTCAATTACAAGTCACTGACTCCTTATGGAGCAATCA ATGACACTGCTATGCTATGGGGTGTGAAATTCTACAATGATCTGCTGATGCAAGCAGGTCCTTTAGGAAATGTCCAGTCAGAGCTTCTATTCCGAAAGGATGCATCAACTTTCACTTTCGAGAAGGGGTGGGCTTTTCCTCGCAGAATTTATTTCAATGGTGATAACTGTGTGATGCCTCCTCCTGATGCGTATCCATACTTGCCAAATGCTGGTTCTCGGTGGGAGGTCTCTCTGCTTAAATTAGTGGTGACACTGATGTCTTCGATGACAGTTGTCCTTGCTCACATTTAA